The Cellulomonas flavigena DSM 20109 DNA segment GAACGACGTCCCGCCCGGTGCCACCATCGTCGTCCTCGCGATCGCGGTGTACGCCGCCACCGCCGCGCTCCACCCGCTGCTCGCACGGCGGCGCACGGAGCACGACCCGCACCCCGACCTGTCGGACGACGTCCTCGTGCCGGCCACCGACCCCCGGTGCGACGACGACGCGCCGGCCGCCCCGGCGGGACCCCCGACCAGGTAGGAGCGACCGCCAGCCACGTACGATCGAGCCGTGACGTCGACGCAGGTGCTCGCGGGGTACGGCCTCGACGGGCTCCCCGTCGTCGTCGCGCTCGCGTGCCTCTTCGGCATCGTCATGGCCCGCTCGCACCTCACCTACTGGGCGGGCCGCGGCGTGGCGCGCGGCGCTCGTCGCGAGGGGGAGCAGCGGCGTGGGCCACGCGGGTGGCAGCGGGTGGTCGACCGCACGGCACGGCTCTCCGCCACCCCGTCCGCGCGTCGCGGCGTCGCGATCGTGCACCGCTGGGGGCCGGTCGCGGTCACGCTGGCCTACCTGACGGTCGGCGTGCAGACGACCGTGTTCGCCGGTGCCGGCCTGCTGCGCATGCCCTACCTGCGGTTCACGCTCGCGTCGGTGCCGGGTGCGCTCGCCTGGGCCGTGGTGTGGGGCACGGTCGGCATCGGCGCGGTCTGGGGTGCGCTCGCGCTCGCCGCGGGCTCACCCGCCGGCCTCGCGGCTCTCGTCGTCGTGGTCGCGGTGGTCGTGACGACGATCGTCACGCTCACCCGCCGGCGGCGGCGCGGCGAGCCGCGGCTGGCAGTCGGCCCGCCCGCGGGTCCCCGCGCGGCGCCGGGCGGCGCCGAGGTCGACCGCTGACGGTCCCCGCGCTCAGTCGGTGTGCGCCGCCGACACGCAGAACTGGTTCCCGTGCGGGTCGGCGAGGACGGTCCACGCGAATCCGTCCGGCATCGTGTGGTCCGCCACCCGCGTCGCCCCGGCCGCCAGGAACCCGTCCACCGCGGCCGCCGCGTCCTGCGCCCCGAGGTCGATGTGCGCGCGGTTCTTGCCGGGCGTGACGTCGGCGATGTGCTGGAACCCCAGCGCAGGTCGGCCTGCCGCGGGCAGCAGCAGGACGAACTCGTCGCTCTCCGCCACGACCTGGGCGTCGAGGCGCTCGCGCCACCAGCCCGCTAGCTCGCGGGGGTCGTGCGTGTCGAAGGTCACCATGTCCACGGTCACGCGCATGGCGGTCACCGTACCGGTTGCCACCGACAGCTCAGGAGGTCGCCGGGGCGTCGACCGCACCACCGTAGCGCCGGTCGCGGCGCGCGTACGTCTCGACCGCGCGCCACAGGTGCCGACGGTCCACGTCGGGCCACGGCTCGTCGAGGAACACCATCTCGGCGTAGGCCGACTGCCACAGCATGAAGTTGGAGATCCGCTGCTCGCCCGACGACCGCACGAAGAGGTCGACGTCCGGCAGGTCGGGCTCGTCGAGGTGCCTCTGCACGGTCCTCTCGGTGACCTTCTCCGGGTCGAGGCGCCCGGCGGCGACCTCCCGCGCGATCTGCTTCGCGGCGTCGGCGATCTCGGCGCGGCCGCCGTAGTTGACGCACATCGTCAGCGTGCAGGTCGTGTTGTGGCGGGTCAGCCGCTCGGCCTCCTCCAGCTCGGCGACGACCGACCGCCACAGCCGCGGCCGGCGCCCCGCCCACCGCACGCGCACCCCCCAGGAGTGCATGAGGTCGCGGCGGCGGCGCAGCACGTCACGGTTGAACCCCATGAGGAAGCGCACCTCGTCGGGCGAGCGCTTCCAGTTCTCCGTGGAGAACGCGTAGGCCGAGACGTGCTGCACCCCGACCTCGATCGCGCCGGCGACGACGTCGAGCAGCGAGGACTCACCGGCCCGGTGGCCCTCGACCCGCGGCAGTCCGCGGGCGTTGGCCCAGCGGCCGTTGCCGTCCATGACGACCGCGACGTGCTTCGGCACCAGCTCCCGGGGGACCTGCGGCGGTCGGGCGCCGGACGGGTGCGGGAAGGGCGGGACGATCTCGTGGGGCACGCGGACATCGTGCCATCCGCCGGGCTCACGTCGTCGTGCGCGGCTCAGACCCGCTCGACCATCGGCAGCGACCGCAGGCGCCGTTCGAGGTGGAACTGGCAGAACACCGCGACGAGGCCGTTGCCCTCGGCACGGTGCCGCTCGGCGCTCGCGTCCGCGACCTCCCAGTCGCCCGAGAGCAGGGCCGCGAGCAGCGCGAACGTCTCCGGCGCAGGCGCGGCGGCACCCGGCGGCCGGCACGTGAGGCACACCGCGCCGCCCACGGCGGGCGCGAACGCGTGATGAGGCCCCGGCTCGCCGCAGCGCGCGCAGTCGGTGAAGCTCGGCGCCCAGCCCGCGACCGCGAGCGCGCGCAGCAGGTACGAGTCGAGGACGAGCCCGGGCGCGTGCGCGCGGGTCGCGAGCGCCCGCACGGCGCCGACGAGCAGCCGGTACTGCTGCACCGCCGGTTCACGCTCGGCCTCGACCAGCCGCTCGGCCGTCTCCAGCATCGCCGTGCCGACCGTGTACAGCGCGTAGTCCTCGCTGATGTGCCGCCCGTACGGGCCGAGCGTCTCGACCTGCGTGACGACGTCGAGGTTGCGCCCGGTGCTCAGCTGCACGTCGACGTGCATGAACGGCTCGAGCCGCGAGCCGAAGCGCGAGGTGGTGCGGCGCACGCCCTTGCCGACGGCTCGCACCTTGCCGTGCTCGCGCGTCAGGAGGGTGACGATGCGGTCGGCCTCCCCCAGCTTGTGGGTGCGCAGCACGATCGCCTCGTCGCGGTAGAGGTTCACCGGGCCATTGTCCCCCGGGCCACCGACACGCGCGGCCGCGGCGCACCGCGAGGTGCACCGCGACCGCGTCGGTGCCTGCTCAGCGCTCGTGCCGGTTGACGGCGGAGACGATGGCCTTGAGGGACGCCGTCGTGATCGACGGGTCGATGCCCACGCCCCAGAGGATGTCGTCGCCGATCGCGCACTCGACGTACGCGGCTGCCGTCGCGTCGCCGCCGGCCGACAGCGCGTGCTCGGCGTAGTCGAGCACCGCCACGTCGACGCCCGCGGTGCGCAGGGCGGCGACGAACGCCGCGACGGGCCCGTTGCCGGTGCCGCTCAGGGTCTTCTCGACGCCACGGTCGACGAGGTCCACCTCCAGCGTGTCCTGACCGCCCTCGGTGCTCGTGGCGCGCGTGCCGCGCAGCGCGAACCGACCCCAGGGCTCGAGCGGACCGCCGGGCGTGGCGGGCAGGTACTCGTCGCTGAAGATCGACCACAGCTCGTCGGCCGTGACCTCGGTGCCGTGCTGGTCGGTGTGCCGCTGCACGACCTGCGAGAACTCGATCTGCAGGCGGCGCGGCAGGTCGAGGTCCTTCTCGGACTTCAGCAGGTAGGAGATGCCGCCCTTCCCGGACTGGGAGTTCACGCGGATGATCGCCTCGTAGGAGCGGCCGACGTCCTTGGGGTCGATCGGCAGGTACGGCACGGCCCACTCGACGTCGTCGACGCCCTTGCCGGCGGCGGTGGCGCGGACCTCGAGGGCGTCCAGGCCCTTCTTGATGGCGTCCTGGTGCGAGCCGGAGAACGCGGTGAAGACCAGGTCGCCGCCGTACGGGTGGCGCTCGTGGACGGGCATCTGGTTGCAGCGCTCGACGGTGCGGCGGACGCGGTCGATGTCGGAGAAGTCGATCTGCGGGTCGATGCCCTGGCTGAACAGGTTGAGCCCCAGGGTGACCAGGTCGACGTTGCCGGTCCGCTCGCCGTTGCCGAACAGGCAGCCCTCGATCCGGTCGGCGCCCGCGAGGTACCCCAGCTCGGCTGCGGCGACGGCGGTGCCGCGGTCGTTGTGCGGGTGCAGCGACAGCACGACCGACTCGCGGTGGTGCAGGTGCCGGCTCATCCACTCGATGGAGTCGGCGTAGACGTTGGGCGTGGCCATCTCGACGGTCGCCGGCAGGTTGATGATGACGGGCCGCTCGGGAGTCGGCTCCAGGACGTCGAGGACGGCGTTGCAGACCCGCACGGCGTACTCCAGCTCGGTGCCGGTGTACGACTCGGGGCTGTACTCGTAGAACACCTCGGTGTCCGGCACCAGCTCCTCGTACTTCTTGCAGAACCGGGCGCCGGACACGGCGATGTCGGCGATGCCGTCCTCGTCGGCGCGGAACACGACCTCGCGCTGCAGCACCGACGTGGAGTTGTACAGGTGGACGATCGCCTGCTTCGCCCCCGCGATCGCCTCGTAGGTCCGCTCGATGAGGTGCTCGCGCGCCTGCGTCAGGACCTGGATGACGACGTCGTCGGGGATCCGACCCTCCTCGATGAGCATCCGGACGAAGTCGTAGTCCGTCTGCGACGCCGAGGGGAAGCCGACCTCGATCTCCTTGTAGCCCATGTCGACCAGCAGCTCGAACATCTCGAGCTTGCGCGCCGGGCTCATCGGCTCGATGAGCGCCTGGTTGCCGTCGCGCAGGTCGACCGCGCACCACCGCGGCGCGCGCTCGATGCGCTTGTCGGGCCACGTGCGGTCCGGCAGCTCGACGCGGATCTGCTCGTGGAACGGGCGGTACCGGTGGAACGGCATGCCGGACGGCTGCTGGGGGTTGCGCTCCGCGGCGGGGGCCGGCGTCACGGGCGCAGGGGTGGTGGGGCTCTGGCTGCTCATCGGTGGTCCTTCGTCGTCGTTGTCGGCGGTGCTCAGCCGGGCACGACACACACCGCGACGAGGAGCCGGCTAGAGGGCCTCGTCGCGGCGACGAAGGAGCAGCGAGCGTGCGCGCACGGGACGACCATACCCCCGGACGCACGCCCCCTGGCAACCACGCGGGCCCGACGGCGCGCTGCGGCGGGACGGCGCCGTCACGCCAGGACGACGACCTCGGTCGGGGTCGTCACCACGACCAGGCCCGCGAGGGCCGTCAGCCGCACCAACCCGTCCGGCAGCTCGACCCGCCACGACTCGACGCCGTCACGCAGACCACGGGCGACCAGCGCGTGCCCGCCGTCCTCCTCGGGCTCGGGGGCGAGCACGTGCAGGCCGTCGGTCAGCGGCGCCGTGCGCTGCTCGGCGAGCAGCTCCTGCTCCCACAGCAGCCGCCCGGTGGCGCCCTCGACGGCGCCGACGGAGGTCGCGCCCGCCAGCACGGCGACGCCGTCCGCGACGGCGACGGGGGTCATGGCCGACGGCAGCCGCCAGACGACGGACCCGTCGGACGCCCGCACACCCAGGACGCGGTTGCCGATGTCCATGAGCAGCAGGTCGACCGACGTGTCGCCGACGAGCCGCGCGGGCAGCCCGGGAACGCGGGCACGCACGGCGCCGTCGGGCTCGCGCAGCGTCCCGCCGAAGGCCGACTCCCACGTCGCGAACCCCCCGTCGGGCAGCGGCGCGACGATGATCTGCCGGCCTGGCGGCCCCTCCTCGACGACGTCGCCGGAGGTCGCGTCGAGCAGGGTCGTCGTCATCGCCACGAGCGCGACGACGTCACCGGCGACCGTGAGCGCGGGCGCCGCGCGCAGCCCGCCGTCGTCGACGAGCGCGATGGGCGACGTCCACGACCACAGCACCTCACCGTCGGCGCCCGCGCGCCGCTCGACGACCACGTGGCGGTCCGGCGTGCCGGTGGCGACGAGGAGGTCGTCCGCGTGCCGCTGGACGCCCAGGACGCGCCCCTCGACCTGCCACGCGTCGCGCTGCGCACCGTCGCTCACGCCCAGCACCAGCACGCGCGTCGGTGGCTGGTAGGGCGTCGACTCCCCCGCGCTGCCGTACACGACGTTCGGCTCGGTCCACACGCACAGCAGGTCGGCGGCCGTGGCGTCCCCGGCCAGGCACCGGACGGCGGTCGACTCGAAGCCCGAGCCCGCCTCGTCCACGACCGGCGTCTCCCAGCGCACGTCGCCGGTGGCCGGGTCGGACGCGCGCACGGACCACCGCCCCTGCGCGCCGGACACCGTGACGACCGCGCCACCCGCGGCGAGCACGGGCGTGGGACCGTCGGCGACGACCCGCCAGCGCTCGACCGGGGCCTTGTCGAGCGTGCGCACGACGCCGGGCAGCGCGGCGAAGGCGTCCGCCCGGGCACGCGCCGCCCGCTCGGTGACGCCGGAGGCGATCGCCGCCACCCCGACGACCACGGCGAGCACGGCGACGACCCAGAGGCGCCGACGCCGCTCGTCGGCCGCGGTACCGGGTGACGCCGGTGCGCCCGGACCCCGCACGCCCTCGTCGTCGCGCGCCGACGGCACGCCCGCCCACGGGCGTTCGTCGTCGTCGACGAGCTCGACCGGCCGCATCCGCGGGGCCGGGCGCACGGCTCCCATGGCCTGAGACTAGGCCACGCGCGCGGCGCCCGGCAGGTGCGGCGTCACACCCACTGGACGAGCTGCCAGACGATGCCGTTCGGGTCCTGGAACTGGCAGTAGCGCTCACCCCAGGGCTCGGTCTCGGGCGACGTGACGACCTGGGCGCCGGCCGCCGCGATGCGCGCGAACTCGGCGTCCAGGTCGTCGACCACGAAGGCGAGAAGGAGCCCTTGCCCCGCCGGACCGGCGATGTGCGCGGGCCGGAAGCTCGCCAGCCCGACCCGCAGGAACGTGAGGTTGACCGCGAGGTCGGGGTGCGTGAGTGCGACGAAGCCGTCGGCGGACATGGTCTCGGTGAACCCGAGGTGCGCCCGGGCGAACTCGGCGGACGCCGCGACGTCCGGGACGTTGAGGGAGACTGCGGATCCGGTGATGCGCATGCGTGGTCCTTCCGTCGAAGCTACCTTGACCACTGTACAAAGTATGTGGACGCCGCGATCATTCCCCGGGAGGACGGATGGCACGCGAGCTCGTCGACCTGCTCTGGCGCGACCACCCCGCCGCGCCGTCGGGGGGCGGCCGCGGACCGCGCGCCAAGGTGTCGACGACGCGCACCGTCGAGGAGGCCGTCGCCCTCGCCGACGCCGAAGGGCTGGACGGGCTGACCGTGCGGCGGCTCGCCGCACGGCTCGGCGTGGCCGCGAACGCCGTGTACACGCACGTCGGCTCGCGCGACGACCTGCTCGTGCTCATGGCCGACCTCGTGCGCACGCGCCGGCGGCGCCGCCCGTCCGCGCACGACGACTGGCGCAGCCGGGTCCGGGAGCTCGCCGAGGCCGAGCTGGCACTGCACGCCGCGCACCCGTGGCTCGTCGACGTCACCGACCAGCGCACCGCCTTCGGGCCCGGCACCATCGCCGACTACGACCACCAGCTCCACGCGCTGGACGGCACCGGCCTCGACGACGTC contains these protein-coding regions:
- a CDS encoding DedA family protein, which encodes MTSTQVLAGYGLDGLPVVVALACLFGIVMARSHLTYWAGRGVARGARREGEQRRGPRGWQRVVDRTARLSATPSARRGVAIVHRWGPVAVTLAYLTVGVQTTVFAGAGLLRMPYLRFTLASVPGALAWAVVWGTVGIGAVWGALALAAGSPAGLAALVVVVAVVVTTIVTLTRRRRRGEPRLAVGPPAGPRAAPGGAEVDR
- a CDS encoding VOC family protein, encoding MRVTVDMVTFDTHDPRELAGWWRERLDAQVVAESDEFVLLLPAAGRPALGFQHIADVTPGKNRAHIDLGAQDAAAAVDGFLAAGATRVADHTMPDGFAWTVLADPHGNQFCVSAAHTD
- a CDS encoding isoprenyl transferase, which codes for MPHEIVPPFPHPSGARPPQVPRELVPKHVAVVMDGNGRWANARGLPRVEGHRAGESSLLDVVAGAIEVGVQHVSAYAFSTENWKRSPDEVRFLMGFNRDVLRRRRDLMHSWGVRVRWAGRRPRLWRSVVAELEEAERLTRHNTTCTLTMCVNYGGRAEIADAAKQIAREVAAGRLDPEKVTERTVQRHLDEPDLPDVDLFVRSSGEQRISNFMLWQSAYAEMVFLDEPWPDVDRRHLWRAVETYARRDRRYGGAVDAPATS
- the recO gene encoding DNA repair protein RecO; translated protein: MNLYRDEAIVLRTHKLGEADRIVTLLTREHGKVRAVGKGVRRTTSRFGSRLEPFMHVDVQLSTGRNLDVVTQVETLGPYGRHISEDYALYTVGTAMLETAERLVEAEREPAVQQYRLLVGAVRALATRAHAPGLVLDSYLLRALAVAGWAPSFTDCARCGEPGPHHAFAPAVGGAVCLTCRPPGAAAPAPETFALLAALLSGDWEVADASAERHRAEGNGLVAVFCQFHLERRLRSLPMVERV
- the leuA gene encoding 2-isopropylmalate synthase; its protein translation is MSSQSPTTPAPVTPAPAAERNPQQPSGMPFHRYRPFHEQIRVELPDRTWPDKRIERAPRWCAVDLRDGNQALIEPMSPARKLEMFELLVDMGYKEIEVGFPSASQTDYDFVRMLIEEGRIPDDVVIQVLTQAREHLIERTYEAIAGAKQAIVHLYNSTSVLQREVVFRADEDGIADIAVSGARFCKKYEELVPDTEVFYEYSPESYTGTELEYAVRVCNAVLDVLEPTPERPVIINLPATVEMATPNVYADSIEWMSRHLHHRESVVLSLHPHNDRGTAVAAAELGYLAGADRIEGCLFGNGERTGNVDLVTLGLNLFSQGIDPQIDFSDIDRVRRTVERCNQMPVHERHPYGGDLVFTAFSGSHQDAIKKGLDALEVRATAAGKGVDDVEWAVPYLPIDPKDVGRSYEAIIRVNSQSGKGGISYLLKSEKDLDLPRRLQIEFSQVVQRHTDQHGTEVTADELWSIFSDEYLPATPGGPLEPWGRFALRGTRATSTEGGQDTLEVDLVDRGVEKTLSGTGNGPVAAFVAALRTAGVDVAVLDYAEHALSAGGDATAAAYVECAIGDDILWGVGIDPSITTASLKAIVSAVNRHER
- a CDS encoding PQQ-binding-like beta-propeller repeat protein, which encodes MGAVRPAPRMRPVELVDDDERPWAGVPSARDDEGVRGPGAPASPGTAADERRRRLWVVAVLAVVVGVAAIASGVTERAARARADAFAALPGVVRTLDKAPVERWRVVADGPTPVLAAGGAVVTVSGAQGRWSVRASDPATGDVRWETPVVDEAGSGFESTAVRCLAGDATAADLLCVWTEPNVVYGSAGESTPYQPPTRVLVLGVSDGAQRDAWQVEGRVLGVQRHADDLLVATGTPDRHVVVERRAGADGEVLWSWTSPIALVDDGGLRAAPALTVAGDVVALVAMTTTLLDATSGDVVEEGPPGRQIIVAPLPDGGFATWESAFGGTLREPDGAVRARVPGLPARLVGDTSVDLLLMDIGNRVLGVRASDGSVVWRLPSAMTPVAVADGVAVLAGATSVGAVEGATGRLLWEQELLAEQRTAPLTDGLHVLAPEPEEDGGHALVARGLRDGVESWRVELPDGLVRLTALAGLVVVTTPTEVVVLA
- a CDS encoding VOC family protein, giving the protein MRITGSAVSLNVPDVAASAEFARAHLGFTETMSADGFVALTHPDLAVNLTFLRVGLASFRPAHIAGPAGQGLLLAFVVDDLDAEFARIAAAGAQVVTSPETEPWGERYCQFQDPNGIVWQLVQWV
- a CDS encoding TetR/AcrR family transcriptional regulator — protein: MARELVDLLWRDHPAAPSGGGRGPRAKVSTTRTVEEAVALADAEGLDGLTVRRLAARLGVAANAVYTHVGSRDDLLVLMADLVRTRRRRRPSAHDDWRSRVRELAEAELALHAAHPWLVDVTDQRTAFGPGTIADYDHQLHALDGTGLDDVDRDAALTFVTDFVRASARARRPAAYDDRMATVWASWSERLATYVGDTHPLARRVGAAAGAAMQAPASAEHAWCFGLERVLDAIEALVRANGR